The Alkalihalophilus pseudofirmus nucleotide sequence GACTTGATTTCTGAGACGTCATGGAGCACTCCTACACTTCCTTTAATCTGTCCATCGACGATTACCGGAGCGACATTAACAATAACATCACGCTTACTCGGACCTACTTTTAGGGGTACACCGCGCACTGCTTTACGTGTTTCCAATACTCTTAAATGCATGCTTTCGCCCTCTGAAATATCTGCCGTTGCGGGCTGATTAATGACTTCTTCTTTTTTGAGACCGGTCAGCCTTGAATAGGCTGGATTAATCATGATCCCATTCCCATGCTCATCAACCACTGAGATCGCATCATCAGATGAATGAATAATCGCTTCAAGCATCGTTTGTATGCTCTTTAAATTTGTTACTTGTTCAGCCATCTCAACAATTTCTGTAACATCTTTAAAGATAGCTAATCCGCCAATGCATTTATCCTCTTCAAACATTGGAACACGCGTGGTTAAAATTGTCGTCCCATTCTCAAAATGCTGCTTTTTATTATGTTCTTCCTTTTTCGTTTGTATCACTCTAGGGAGCCCGCTGTTTGGAAGCACTTCTTGAATATGTACACCTATTGCATCCTCTGATTTAATTCCTGACATTTTTGATGCCGCTTTATTAAAAAACAACACTTGCGATTCAGCATTTACGGCAATCATCCCGTCATGGGTAGAGTTAAGAATCGTTTCTTGAATAGAAGAATGCTGATTAAGCTTCTGAATAAGAAAGTCCTTTTCTTCAATTAATGTAAAAAATAATCGAGCAATCCGAGAAGGCACAATTGTAGTCCCTTCTTTTATATGAGCTTGAAGCGACTCTAACACATCCTTGCGTCCTGTCGCTTCGAACACAATGTCTATATCTTCTGTATAATACTCTTTCCAATTAGAGCTTGTTTTAATGTGCTGTCTTTCGGCGAGTTCTATTCCTTTTGCCTTAAGATCTACATCTATGACTGCTTGAACTTCTATATGTTCCATGTCTAAGAGCATTTGTAAAAGAGCTGTTCCCCCTATACCTGCCCCTATAAGAAGTACATTTTTCATACAATCCCTCCAGTCTCAAAAAGGGTTCTCCCCTATTCCCCTTCAAATAAAACGCTTTCTCTACTATCCACTATTACGTAAATTTAATGAACATGCAACCTTCATCATGTACAAGGTTCCGATTTTCCGTTACTATTAAGATGAATATGAGCGAACAGATCACTCGTTAACGTTTGATATGTAAGTTCTATAATAATTGTAGAGATGATCATTGTAGAAATGAAAGAGGATTGATTATGGGACGATTTATTGCACTAATGATTCTTGTGATACCAGCCGTTATTGCGGGCTATGGAATAAAACTGATGAGAGATACTATTTTTACGTTGCTTAACACTCCTTATCCCAATTTATCTGTTCAATTTATTGCAGGCTTTATTTTATTCTTAGCAGGATTAGGATTCATTGGCGGATTTATCTTTCATCGCGATAAAAAGAACGGAAAGATTGCCCCGCGCTTTAAAAAACGAAAATAATAAACGAAACCAACAAAAAAGACGAGAAACCCTGATACGAGTTTCTCGTCTATTTTTGTTGAAATGGAACGCCAATCCCATCAAGCCATTTTAAGATTCCTGAAGCATTGATTACTTTTGAAAAAGAGATACGCTCAGCAAGGAAAATTAAAAATCCTACCCCAAAAACAATCAACCATTGGATGTGCGTGGGTGTAAATTGAATAATAATGATCGCTAAGACTGCTCCTGCGGTCGTTGATCCGTTATCGCCAAGCAAAGCCTGCCTATGGCCTTCAAGTACAAACCACAAATAAAAGATAGCCAGTCCGTATATTAAAAGAAAAAAGGCAGGAGCTGGGTAGCTTAGGAGGATTGGAATCAAAATAATTGTGGTGAATTTACATACTCTAAGCGGCCTGGTGTCAAACAAATTTGCTAGATGAGGCAGCCAGCTTAACAATAAAAAATAGCGTAATGCTTCATAGATAGACGTTGTGTGCAGGTGATACACAAAAAGCATTGATAAAATAAAGGTCCCTATCAACTTAATAAGTCCTGTTGTCGGGATTTTTTTAGTCCATACAAAATATAAATGCCCGCGAAGTCCCTTTGGTTCCTTTGTTCCGTAACGATCATCTATAAAACCTAAAAACCAAATCCCCACAACATAAGCAAGAGCTTGGTAAGAAAATGCAATGGCATACGTTTCTTCAGGCACAATCATGCAATAAGTGGCATAGCCATACAAAATGATTACCCCTAAGCTGTATGGAACGGCCTTTCCTTCATAATTGACCACAGTCCAACCAAGTGAGCGAAAAGCAATCATACTGATATATGCAATGATCGGAACAGTGATAAGTAATGCGATCATTTCTCCACCACTCTCATTCGAACGGATCGCATTCTAATAACTCTCAGTTGACGTTCAATATCAATCCACTGCTTTAATCGATGCATAAAACCAGCAGGAGACTTCCCCATTTCTCTATGGGTCATGCGAGTCTCCACTTCCTTTACCACTGCTCCAGCTAATAGGAAGTCAATCGTCATCTTTGTCTCCACACCAAACCCATTATATTCTTCGTTAAGTAACAGATCGAGCCATTTGCGATGAAAGATTCGTTGACCGGATAAAGGGGCCTCTATCATTGCTCCTGTATACTTTAAAATAATCGATTGCGCTCTTCTCTTCACGAAGCCAAAACCTGCTCTATCACCAGCTTTCACCTTAGAGATCACTAAATCCGCCAGATTATCTTGTATTGGGACTATGAGATTTTTCAGTTCAATTGCAGACCTTCCAAGATCCGCATCTACACATGCAATGAATTCCCCCCTTGCAGCTTGCCAGCCAATTTTCAATGCATGGCCCTTGCCTTTATTTTGAGAAAGGTCAATAACATGATCTGCGTATTGATGAGCGATTGTACTCGTTTGGTCCGTACTTCCATCATTAATAATAATAATTTCAAGCAATCCAGGTATATGGCGCAGAGCGTCAATTGTCTCTTTAATGAATACTTCTTCGTTATAAGCAGGAATAATCACTGAGACATTACTCATGATGAAATGCCCCTTTTTTTCGAATCCAATCCTTCTTATCAGCTGCTTTTTTTACCCATTCACTCACAACAGCTTCTAACTGTTTCATCCGATTAACAATCGTGCCTAAGTGATTTTTCTCAAGCTTATGAATCCCTTTAAGGTCTGTTAAGCAATCACCGGCCTGTATTCTAGCTAATACACTTGATGCCATTCCTGGCCTACCCTTTTCAAGATAATCCCTCATTCCAAACCTGCAGCCAACTAAATAAATATGATCAGCATTAGACCAATAAGAAGCTTGAATAGCCATGTCTTCACTTGTTCCGACCAAAGAAAGGGTTTGATAAGACAGTCCTAAACTCGATAACCGCGTGCTGCCGGGAGAATATCCATCTTCATATGAATGACAAACAAGTGCCGCCCCTGACTGCAGCGATTCTTCACTGACTGAATCCATATCCCCAATAATAAAGTCAGGTTGGTAGCCTAATTTCCTAAGTCCGTCTGCTGCTCCGTCAACGGCAATCACGATTAAGTCCGCTTGATTTAACAGCTTTTTAGCATAGGCTAAATCTTTTTCATACCCCCCGCCTCTAGCTACGATCAGTACTTTTTGTTTTTCTAGACGGTCAAACACTTCCGGTAGATGTTTCTTTAACATAAAGGTTGCTTTTTCTTTCTGAGCATAATCAAGCGTATTCGTAATGAAATCATCAAATCGATAACTATACGACGCTTTTGCCAGGCCTTTTAATTGATTAACCACTTGTGAATTATAGGAAGCAACGGCCGCAATTTCTTCATATCCATCAAAGGATTTCACATAAAGCTTATCTTGAATAATTAGCGCTTCTTCCCCGTCAAATATTTTCTGTTTTTCCATCATGCAGACTACATCAAACACATGTATTCCAGCCGATAGTAACATCTCGATATTTGAATGCTCATATCTCCCTGTCATCGATGTTGAAGCATTTACAATAGCCCTTACTCCCCGCTCAATCAGACCGCTTGCGGAGACAGAATCAATATCTTCATGCCATAGGAATGCGATTGACCCTTTTGGAATATGATGAATTAACTTTTTCGTTTGCTTATTCTCATAGATCGGCCCCAAAATCACTTGACTCATCATCGAACCCTCTCTCATCCTGTTTGCCTTTAGTATGAACAGATACAAAAAAATTACTATAAATGAGAATAAAAAGACCGGCTGCCTGCATTATGACAGGCAACCGGTCTTCTTAATTCGGCTCTTGATTCTTACCTTTTCAAGATACCTTATGTTCGATTCGAAGTTTATCCGCAACCATTGCGATAAATTCTGAGTTTGTTGGTTTTGCTTTCGTATGACTAACTGTATAACCGAATAAACTTGAAATGGAATCGATATTTCCTCTGCTCCACGCCACTTCAATAGCATGCCTGATCGCACGTTCTACACGGCTTGATGTCGTATTAAATTTCTTTGCAATATCTGGATAGAGCACCTTCGTAATAGAACCTAATAATTCAATATCATTGTATACCATTGTAATTGCTTCACGTAGATACATGTATCCTTTTATATGTGCGGGTACTCCAATCTCATGAATGATATTGGTGATGCTTGCATCTAAATTAAAACTTCGATCATTAGAGTGATTTGATTGTGCAAAAGAAAGTGTAGACGAAGACTTTTGTACAAATGAACGCTTTGTACCGCCAATTTCCCGGATGTTTGAGATCAACACTTCCATGTCAAAAGGTTTCAACACATAATAAGATGCACCTAGATCTACTGCTTTTTTGGTCACATCTTCTTGACCAAAAGCTGTCAGCATAATAATATTAGGTTTCTTACGCAAACCCATTTGATGCATACGCTCTAGAACAGCTAATCCGTCTAAGTGAGGCATAATAATATCTAATACCAACACATCCGGCTGTTGCTCTTCCACAGTGTTTAAACATTCTTGCCCATTAAAAGCTACACCTACAACTTCCATATCATCTTGTGAAGAAATGTATTCATTTAGTAGGTTTACTAATTCCCTATTATCATCAGCAATACTCACTTTTATTTTTTGCACAATACAACCTCCTCGATTCCTGTTAATTTGTCATAGGATACGATTTCGACAATCACCATGATATTCCTTTTTATTTTTCGAAAAATAATAGCTTTTTTCTGATTTACTTAGAATTTCTATTGTTTCCTCCTGTTTTCGACCATTTTCGATAATTAAAGGAGGAAATACTTGGATTTGTCGAATAATCTTTGTTGTCTTTATCAGCTTACCATACCTTATGTATAAAGTCCCCCTTATTTCCTAGAAAAAAGCAGAAAAAAGCCAAAACGGTTGTTAACTCGCTTTGGCTTTTTCTTGAATATGATTAATGACTCCTGCCTCTTCTAACATCCACCCGATATGACAACCGTATCCGCTCGTTGGGTCATTGACAAATACATGGGTTACTGCACCAATTAGTTTCCCATCCTGAATGATTGGGCTCCCGCTCATTCCTTGAACAATACCGCCTGTTTCTTCAAGGAGTCTAGGATCGGTTACTTTAATAACCATCCCTTTCGTAGCAGGCTGCTTTTGAGGAACTGAACTGACAATTTCGATATCAAATTCTTCTACATCTTCTCCGTTTACTACTGTTAAGATCTTGGCTGGTCCCTCTTTTACGTGTGATGATAGGGTGACAGGCATCTGTTCATCATGAATATTGTTTTTAAGTGATTCCTTTGCAAGTGTCCCAAAAATTCCAAAAGGACTGTTTTTCTCGATCGAACCAAGTA carries:
- a CDS encoding sigma 54-interacting transcriptional regulator, producing MKNVLLIGAGIGGTALLQMLLDMEHIEVQAVIDVDLKAKGIELAERQHIKTSSNWKEYYTEDIDIVFEATGRKDVLESLQAHIKEGTTIVPSRIARLFFTLIEEKDFLIQKLNQHSSIQETILNSTHDGMIAVNAESQVLFFNKAASKMSGIKSEDAIGVHIQEVLPNSGLPRVIQTKKEEHNKKQHFENGTTILTTRVPMFEEDKCIGGLAIFKDVTEIVEMAEQVTNLKSIQTMLEAIIHSSDDAISVVDEHGNGIMINPAYSRLTGLKKEEVINQPATADISEGESMHLRVLETRKAVRGVPLKVGPSKRDVIVNVAPVIVDGQIKGSVGVLHDVSEIKSLNKELKQAKRLLESLKAKYSFDEIVGSSQEMQVAIEQAKIAASTPVTILLRGESGTGKELFAHAIHNESNRRHYPFIRVNCAALSETLLESELFGYEEGAFSGARRGGKKGLFEEAEQGSIFLDEIGELSSNMQAKLLRVLQEKEIVRVGGTKAISIDVRVIAATNVHLERAIVEKEFREDLYYRLNKMPIYIPPLRERINDLSQLAKHLLTKLNEDYGRYVHGLTEDALNYLKTYHWPGNVRELENVLARAMIYMEAGSTKITKQHLPILTEETPQISSNQPAFRDEHKTLQELMEEYERSVIMKSIEECAGNKTAAAKRLNISIRSLYYKLDKMDID
- a CDS encoding DUF2627 domain-containing protein codes for the protein MGRFIALMILVIPAVIAGYGIKLMRDTIFTLLNTPYPNLSVQFIAGFILFLAGLGFIGGFIFHRDKKNGKIAPRFKKRK
- a CDS encoding glycosyltransferase family 2 protein, which translates into the protein MSNVSVIIPAYNEEVFIKETIDALRHIPGLLEIIIINDGSTDQTSTIAHQYADHVIDLSQNKGKGHALKIGWQAARGEFIACVDADLGRSAIELKNLIVPIQDNLADLVISKVKAGDRAGFGFVKRRAQSIILKYTGAMIEAPLSGQRIFHRKWLDLLLNEEYNGFGVETKMTIDFLLAGAVVKEVETRMTHREMGKSPAGFMHRLKQWIDIERQLRVIRMRSVRMRVVEK
- the steA gene encoding putative cytokinetic ring protein SteA; the protein is MMSQVILGPIYENKQTKKLIHHIPKGSIAFLWHEDIDSVSASGLIERGVRAIVNASTSMTGRYEHSNIEMLLSAGIHVFDVVCMMEKQKIFDGEEALIIQDKLYVKSFDGYEEIAAVASYNSQVVNQLKGLAKASYSYRFDDFITNTLDYAQKEKATFMLKKHLPEVFDRLEKQKVLIVARGGGYEKDLAYAKKLLNQADLIVIAVDGAADGLRKLGYQPDFIIGDMDSVSEESLQSGAALVCHSYEDGYSPGSTRLSSLGLSYQTLSLVGTSEDMAIQASYWSNADHIYLVGCRFGMRDYLEKGRPGMASSVLARIQAGDCLTDLKGIHKLEKNHLGTIVNRMKQLEAVVSEWVKKAADKKDWIRKKGAFHHE
- the spo0A gene encoding sporulation transcription factor Spo0A — its product is MQKIKVSIADDNRELVNLLNEYISSQDDMEVVGVAFNGQECLNTVEEQQPDVLVLDIIMPHLDGLAVLERMHQMGLRKKPNIIMLTAFGQEDVTKKAVDLGASYYVLKPFDMEVLISNIREIGGTKRSFVQKSSSTLSFAQSNHSNDRSFNLDASITNIIHEIGVPAHIKGYMYLREAITMVYNDIELLGSITKVLYPDIAKKFNTTSSRVERAIRHAIEVAWSRGNIDSISSLFGYTVSHTKAKPTNSEFIAMVADKLRIEHKVS